A genomic region of Noviherbaspirillum sp. L7-7A contains the following coding sequences:
- a CDS encoding tripartite tricarboxylate transporter TctB family protein, translating to MLIRNQKDFWSGVMFAAFGLFFAGFGTRYTFGSAARMGPGYFPTVLGVILIVMGVGIALMALSPKAEAHKVDRFSWATIILILGSVVLFGLFLPRLGLVISLVTVVLVSSYASHEFGWRAALINTVVLVLLCLFVFVYALSLQFPLWPTFLGA from the coding sequence ATGTTAATCAGGAACCAGAAGGACTTCTGGTCGGGGGTGATGTTTGCCGCCTTCGGCCTTTTCTTCGCCGGGTTTGGTACCCGTTACACCTTCGGCTCGGCCGCCCGCATGGGCCCCGGCTACTTCCCCACCGTACTGGGCGTCATCCTCATCGTCATGGGCGTCGGCATTGCCCTGATGGCGCTCTCGCCCAAGGCCGAGGCGCACAAGGTCGACCGCTTTTCCTGGGCCACCATCATCCTCATCCTCGGCTCGGTCGTGCTCTTCGGCTTGTTCCTGCCGCGCCTGGGCCTGGTCATTTCCCTCGTCACCGTGGTGCTGGTGTCGAGCTATGCCAGCCATGAATTCGGCTGGCGCGCCGCCCTGATCAACACCGTCGTGCTGGTCCTGCTGTGCCTGTTCGTCTTCGTCTATGCCCTGAGTCTGCAGTTTCCGCTGTGGCCCACTTTCCTCGGCGCCTAA
- a CDS encoding DUF2846 domain-containing protein, with protein MIFLHSKLIHYGFLLTLAAGLAVFSCDRVEGPLFPGLSAVAPEMAQVYLYRRDAMAAYAQGFDVIIDGKICGQLSNASYLRLSLAPGRHLLEVAPGPRAAVIEAKVDAQPGKNMFFEFVFSTGLDMQPLFHDALIANREEREAMLTLPKLREKALYLVQGAK; from the coding sequence ATGATATTCCTTCATTCAAAACTGATTCATTACGGTTTTCTCCTGACCCTGGCTGCCGGCCTTGCGGTCTTCAGTTGCGACCGTGTTGAAGGGCCGCTATTTCCGGGCCTGTCCGCCGTTGCGCCGGAGATGGCGCAGGTCTATCTGTACCGGCGTGACGCCATGGCTGCCTATGCCCAGGGCTTTGATGTCATTATTGACGGCAAAATTTGCGGACAACTGTCAAATGCATCCTACCTGCGCCTATCCCTGGCGCCAGGCCGGCATCTACTGGAGGTTGCGCCCGGTCCCAGGGCTGCCGTGATCGAGGCGAAAGTCGACGCGCAGCCAGGGAAGAACATGTTTTTTGAATTCGTCTTTTCGACCGGACTGGATATGCAGCCACTCTTTCACGATGCTCTGATCGCAAACAGGGAGGAGCGTGAAGCCATGCTGACTTTGCCCAAATTGCGGGAAAAGGCGCTCTATTTGGTGCAAGGCGCTAAATAA
- a CDS encoding zinc-dependent alcohol dehydrogenase — protein MLAMDYRGPYRVRAKHKPDPVIEHPNDAIVRVTRSCICGSDLHLYHGLVPDTRIGSTFGHEFTGVVEDVGSSVQNLKVGDHVLVPFNIFCGSCYFCQKELYSNCHNVNPEATAVGAIYGYSHTAGGYDGGQAELVRIPMADVGPTVIPKDLHVEDAVLLTDAFPTGYQAAEMGDIEEGDTVVVFGAGPVGIFAAKSAWLMGAGRVIVVDHVEYRLEFIKNYAQCEVVNFKEVADMAIHIKKMTDGLGADVCIDCVGCEAAGNAAQTLTGRYLKLQAGAATVLHWAINSVRKGGTVSIVGVYGPTFNAIPIGNAINKGLTMRMNQASVKRHLPRLIEHIQAGRIIPRQIITHRIPLEEVADAYHLFSSKLDNCIKTVLIPPGAYSNSVVAKEEA, from the coding sequence ATGCTGGCAATGGATTACAGAGGTCCCTACCGCGTACGAGCGAAGCACAAGCCCGACCCGGTAATCGAGCACCCGAATGACGCTATCGTCCGCGTCACCCGGTCCTGCATCTGCGGCTCCGATCTGCACCTGTATCACGGCCTGGTGCCGGACACCCGGATCGGCTCCACCTTCGGCCATGAATTCACTGGCGTGGTGGAGGATGTCGGGTCTTCCGTGCAAAACCTCAAGGTGGGCGACCATGTTCTGGTGCCCTTCAACATCTTTTGCGGCTCCTGCTATTTCTGCCAGAAGGAGTTGTACAGCAATTGCCATAACGTTAATCCGGAAGCGACTGCGGTTGGCGCCATTTACGGCTATTCCCATACGGCCGGCGGCTACGATGGCGGCCAGGCTGAACTGGTGCGTATCCCGATGGCCGATGTCGGGCCGACTGTCATTCCCAAGGACTTGCATGTGGAAGACGCGGTGCTGTTGACCGATGCGTTCCCCACCGGCTATCAGGCGGCGGAGATGGGCGATATCGAAGAAGGCGACACCGTGGTGGTGTTCGGCGCCGGCCCGGTCGGCATCTTTGCCGCCAAATCCGCCTGGCTGATGGGAGCCGGCCGTGTGATCGTCGTCGATCATGTCGAGTACCGCCTTGAATTCATCAAGAATTATGCGCAGTGCGAGGTCGTCAACTTCAAGGAGGTGGCCGACATGGCCATCCACATCAAGAAGATGACAGACGGGCTGGGCGCGGATGTCTGTATCGACTGCGTCGGCTGCGAGGCGGCGGGCAATGCCGCCCAGACGCTCACCGGTCGCTACCTGAAGCTGCAGGCTGGCGCAGCGACCGTCCTGCACTGGGCCATCAACTCGGTGCGCAAGGGCGGCACGGTGTCGATTGTCGGGGTTTATGGCCCCACCTTCAATGCGATCCCGATCGGCAATGCAATCAACAAGGGCCTGACCATGCGGATGAACCAGGCCAGCGTCAAGCGTCATCTGCCGCGGCTGATTGAACATATCCAGGCCGGCCGCATCATTCCGCGCCAGATCATCACGCACCGGATCCCATTGGAAGAAGTGGCCGATGCCTATCACCTGTTTTCCAGCAAGCTCGACAATTGCATCAAGACTGTCCTGATACCGCCGGGCGCTTACAGCAATAGCGTTGTCGCCAAGGAAGAAGCCTGA
- a CDS encoding TerC family protein, translating to MADIETFATAPMWTGFILFVIGMLVIDMVVLGGRNAHKVSFREALGWSIAWFALALLFNLLLWWHLDNTVGREVANVKGLEFLSGYLIEKALSVDNIFVFLMLFSYFAVPAEFQRRVLLYGVIGAIVMRAVMILLGAWLISQFSWILYVFGAFLLFTGVKMLIFANHEPDLETNPLLRWMRGHMRVTTDYHGERFFIMRDGLRHATPLFLVLVLIEFTDLVFAVDSIPAIFAITSDPFIVFTSNMFAIMGLRALYFLLAGMADRFHYLKYGLAVVLVFIGGKMLAAQWYHMPVQVSLGIVGLILLVAIAASLVEPARHTV from the coding sequence ATGGCGGATATTGAAACCTTCGCGACCGCGCCGATGTGGACTGGCTTCATCCTGTTTGTCATCGGCATGCTGGTCATTGATATGGTGGTGCTTGGCGGGCGCAATGCTCACAAGGTGTCTTTCCGTGAAGCGCTGGGCTGGTCAATCGCCTGGTTTGCACTGGCGTTGCTGTTCAACCTGCTGCTCTGGTGGCATCTGGACAATACGGTCGGCCGTGAAGTGGCCAACGTCAAGGGCCTGGAATTCCTGTCCGGTTACCTGATTGAAAAGGCGCTGTCGGTCGACAATATTTTTGTCTTCCTGATGCTGTTCAGCTATTTCGCGGTACCGGCGGAATTCCAGCGACGCGTGCTGCTGTATGGCGTGATCGGCGCCATCGTGATGCGCGCTGTCATGATCCTGCTCGGTGCCTGGCTGATCAGCCAGTTCAGCTGGATCCTGTATGTCTTCGGCGCCTTCCTGTTGTTTACCGGCGTGAAGATGCTGATCTTCGCCAACCACGAGCCGGATCTGGAAACCAATCCGCTGCTGCGCTGGATGCGCGGCCATATGCGGGTCACCACTGACTATCATGGCGAGCGGTTCTTCATCATGCGCGATGGCCTGCGCCATGCCACGCCCCTGTTCCTGGTGCTGGTGCTGATCGAGTTCACCGACCTGGTATTCGCGGTCGACAGTATTCCGGCAATCTTTGCCATTACCAGCGATCCCTTCATCGTCTTTACTTCCAACATGTTTGCCATCATGGGATTGCGTGCGCTGTATTTCCTGCTGGCTGGCATGGCCGACCGCTTCCATTATCTGAAATATGGTCTGGCCGTGGTGCTGGTATTCATTGGCGGCAAGATGCTGGCGGCGCAGTGGTATCACATGCCAGTCCAGGTGTCCCTGGGTATCGTCGGGCTGATCCTGCTGGTGGCGATAGCGGCAAGCCTGGTAGAGCCAGCTCGTCACACTGTCTGA
- a CDS encoding zf-TFIIB domain-containing protein, whose protein sequence is MRCPACDAATLTPQYREGVEIDWCARCRGVWLDRGELDKLLDRLSAYRGSNDARRGEQSMYRAQSASPAMRRRRSFLAELFDFD, encoded by the coding sequence ATGAGATGCCCCGCATGTGACGCGGCCACGCTGACGCCACAGTATCGGGAAGGCGTCGAAATCGACTGGTGCGCCCGATGCCGCGGCGTTTGGCTGGACCGTGGCGAACTCGACAAGTTGCTTGACCGTCTGAGTGCCTATCGAGGAAGCAATGACGCCAGGCGTGGCGAGCAGTCCATGTATCGAGCGCAGTCCGCGAGCCCGGCAATGCGCCGGCGGCGCAGTTTTCTTGCCGAACTGTTCGACTTCGATTGA
- a CDS encoding HPF/RaiA family ribosome-associated protein, whose translation MKIAIHSRRFGLTAALQEYTLHQLRSALSHTRARVRHVTVRLCDLNGPRGGADKHCGIHVVVDGVGQVVTTSTDRDLYAAIAQAARRISRGVARRLSQRRTVKASQLHVAAQS comes from the coding sequence ATGAAGATCGCCATTCACTCCCGACGCTTTGGACTGACCGCGGCGCTGCAGGAATATACCCTGCACCAGTTGCGCAGCGCACTGTCGCATACCCGTGCCAGGGTGCGGCACGTGACGGTACGGCTGTGTGATCTCAACGGGCCACGCGGCGGCGCCGACAAGCACTGTGGCATTCACGTGGTGGTGGACGGCGTGGGGCAGGTGGTCACTACCAGCACGGACCGCGACCTGTATGCCGCCATCGCCCAGGCGGCGCGGCGCATCAGCCGTGGCGTGGCACGACGCCTGAGCCAGAGGCGTACGGTCAAGGCGTCACAATTGCATGTCGCGGCCCAGTCATGA
- the nhaR gene encoding transcriptional activator NhaR produces the protein MGAMNYKHLHYFWMVAKTGSIGRASARLHVTAQTISGQLTLFEEILGHQLFDRVGRRLQLNDMGRLVLRYADDIFTLGGELEEAVRRGPGERTLQLRVGVTDAVPKAMAYLLLEPAMQLPQGLRIICREGKPRQLLAELATHQLDIVIADSPLPANVEVRGFNHLLGECGLDFFAAPALARQYRKGFPHSLDGAPFLLPGEDAAMRPRLLRWFDRIGIRPQIVGEFDDGALMKAFGEAGAGIFCAPQAVAARLRKQLAVQRLGTTNEVNEQFYAVSMERRLTHPAVVAIRSAARDKLFGTVQSAG, from the coding sequence ATGGGCGCAATGAACTACAAACACCTCCATTACTTCTGGATGGTCGCCAAAACCGGGAGCATCGGGCGCGCCAGCGCACGCCTGCATGTGACGGCCCAGACCATCAGCGGCCAGCTGACGCTATTCGAGGAGATACTGGGCCATCAGCTGTTTGACCGCGTGGGCCGCCGCCTGCAGCTCAATGACATGGGGCGCCTGGTGCTGCGTTATGCCGACGATATCTTCACGCTGGGCGGAGAACTCGAGGAAGCCGTGCGGCGCGGGCCGGGCGAGCGCACGCTGCAACTGCGGGTCGGCGTGACCGACGCTGTGCCCAAGGCCATGGCGTACCTGCTGCTGGAACCGGCGATGCAGTTGCCGCAGGGGCTGCGCATTATCTGCCGCGAGGGCAAGCCGCGCCAGTTGCTGGCCGAACTGGCGACCCATCAGCTCGACATCGTGATCGCAGACAGCCCGCTGCCCGCCAATGTCGAAGTACGTGGCTTCAATCACCTGCTGGGTGAATGTGGTCTGGATTTCTTTGCCGCGCCAGCGCTGGCGCGGCAATACCGCAAGGGCTTTCCGCACAGCCTGGACGGCGCCCCCTTCCTGTTGCCCGGCGAGGATGCCGCGATGCGCCCGAGGCTGCTGCGCTGGTTTGACCGGATTGGCATACGGCCCCAGATCGTCGGCGAATTCGATGATGGCGCCCTGATGAAAGCCTTTGGCGAAGCCGGCGCCGGCATCTTCTGCGCACCGCAGGCCGTTGCCGCGCGCCTGAGGAAGCAGCTTGCAGTGCAGCGTCTTGGAACGACCAATGAGGTCAATGAGCAGTTCTATGCAGTCTCGATGGAACGGCGCCTGACGCATCCGGCGGTAGTGGCCATCCGCTCGGCTGCGCGCGACAAGCTTTTCGGCACCGTGCAGTCGGCTGGCTGA
- a CDS encoding tetratricopeptide repeat protein — MNSLQQSVHPLSAASAQDSAQAEMDEANRLGMMYSSGDGVPQDWEQARTWFRKAADRGHANAQFNLAVIYSNGRRAQDYAHALLWYRKAAHQGHAKAQFNLGLMYANGQGVQQDQAQALAWYTEAAELGHAGAQNNLGLMYVNGVGVPADGMRALHWFQRAADQNDPAAQNNLGLMYASGKSLPQDLQQAAGWYGRAAAQGYALAQYNLAAMLEAGQGVPVDLPQAQALFRAAAEQGLAKAQYSLAVMYDRGHGLPRDAQQAMAWYCKAAERGNAHAQFSLGLRYDAGNGVQQDATKALSWYRRAAEQGHARAQFNLGTMYAQGHGVAADGAQAWAWLNLAAGQGIWQASRALAQLAQEMTPGQLAAAAGISSALQGKAGADSAVAQG, encoded by the coding sequence ATGAATAGCCTGCAGCAAAGTGTTCATCCCTTATCCGCGGCTTCCGCGCAGGACTCCGCGCAGGCCGAGATGGATGAAGCCAACCGGCTGGGCATGATGTACAGCAGCGGTGATGGCGTTCCCCAGGACTGGGAGCAGGCGCGCACCTGGTTTCGCAAGGCAGCTGACCGGGGGCATGCGAATGCGCAATTCAATCTGGCCGTTATCTACAGCAATGGCAGGCGCGCGCAGGACTATGCGCATGCGCTGCTGTGGTATCGCAAGGCTGCGCACCAGGGGCATGCCAAGGCCCAGTTCAATCTGGGCCTGATGTATGCCAATGGCCAGGGCGTGCAGCAAGACCAGGCGCAGGCCCTGGCCTGGTACACCGAGGCCGCTGAACTTGGCCATGCCGGCGCGCAGAACAATCTCGGATTGATGTACGTGAATGGCGTGGGCGTACCGGCCGACGGCATGCGCGCGCTGCACTGGTTCCAGCGCGCGGCGGACCAGAACGATCCGGCGGCGCAGAACAATCTCGGATTGATGTACGCCAGCGGCAAATCGTTGCCGCAGGATTTGCAGCAGGCAGCCGGATGGTATGGCAGGGCGGCCGCCCAGGGGTATGCGCTGGCGCAGTACAACCTGGCGGCGATGCTGGAAGCCGGGCAGGGCGTACCGGTGGACCTGCCGCAGGCGCAGGCCCTGTTTCGCGCTGCGGCCGAACAGGGGCTGGCCAAGGCGCAATACAGCCTGGCCGTGATGTACGACCGCGGCCATGGCCTGCCGCGCGATGCGCAGCAGGCCATGGCCTGGTATTGCAAGGCGGCCGAGCGCGGCAATGCGCATGCGCAGTTCAGCCTGGGCTTGCGTTACGACGCCGGCAACGGCGTGCAGCAGGATGCGACCAAGGCGCTCTCGTGGTATCGCCGTGCTGCCGAGCAGGGGCATGCAAGGGCGCAGTTCAATCTGGGAACGATGTATGCGCAGGGCCATGGCGTAGCAGCCGATGGAGCGCAGGCCTGGGCCTGGCTGAACCTGGCAGCCGGGCAAGGCATCTGGCAGGCCAGCCGCGCGCTTGCGCAGCTGGCGCAGGAAATGACGCCAGGCCAGTTGGCCGCGGCTGCCGGGATCAGCAGCGCATTGCAGGGCAAGGCCGGTGCAGACAGCGCTGTGGCGCAAGGCTAG
- a CDS encoding EAL domain-containing protein, giving the protein MPPAHRLLLVDDEPRLLASLCALLEDSGHELHTATCGSEAVALLEKMSFDLALLDLRLPDFGGHQIMDVINRKKLETRVIVLSGETGIDGAIGALKRGAYDYLRKPYSREELLNTVDNALRQRRLEAENKRIAQQLARSEKLYRYLVDSSPDIIYTLNEEGRFSFVNDRALQLLGFSRTELIGNHYSMLVHAEDMDRAYYVFNERRVGERASRNIELRLKSAGGRDKGPAFETTLLTLSFNSMGMYGSAPDKHGAEFYGTYGVARDITERKRAEAMISYHAYHDILTDLPNRMLFKDRLGLAITQAKRKDAELAVMFIDLDRFKLVNDTLGHIHGDELLQQVAARLKAALRQGDTLARLGGDEFTIVLPELQSRGDADVVAQKALECLQLPFELAGSDNHISASIGIAVYPHDGTTIDELLCHADMAMYQVKARGKNSYSFYEPSMHEASYQKITLEKSLRRALERNEFEMYYQPQVDAATGRIVGVEGLMRWHHPERGLLSAGEFLPFAEENGLMMPISDWMLDAVCRDLAWWNSQSPSRIRLSLNVSPQYLDSGDFVEKMKTMLARHRLSASQIEVEITENICIRNPQYAIEQLNKLEAIGVSVAIDDFGTGYSSLAYLHRFPVHTIKIDQSFVREIHRIDGHYPVVLAIMSIASGLSLNVVAEGVESGVQAAYLQRIGCSVMQGYLYHRPVSAAHFLQLLPRHVARIA; this is encoded by the coding sequence ATGCCGCCAGCGCACCGCCTGCTGCTGGTCGACGACGAGCCACGCCTGCTTGCCAGCCTGTGCGCGCTGCTGGAAGACAGCGGCCATGAACTGCACACCGCCACCTGCGGCAGCGAAGCGGTGGCACTGCTGGAAAAGATGTCCTTTGATCTGGCCTTGCTGGACCTGCGGCTTCCGGACTTTGGCGGCCACCAGATCATGGACGTCATCAACCGCAAGAAGCTCGAGACCCGCGTCATCGTGCTCAGCGGCGAGACCGGCATTGATGGCGCGATCGGCGCATTGAAGCGGGGCGCCTATGACTATCTGCGCAAGCCCTACAGCCGGGAAGAGCTGCTCAACACCGTGGACAACGCCTTGCGCCAGCGTCGGCTCGAAGCCGAGAACAAGCGCATCGCGCAGCAGCTGGCACGTTCCGAAAAGCTCTACCGTTACCTGGTCGACAGTTCGCCGGACATTATTTACACGCTGAACGAGGAAGGGCGCTTTTCCTTCGTCAATGACCGGGCGCTGCAGCTGCTGGGTTTCAGCCGCACTGAGCTGATCGGCAACCATTACTCGATGCTGGTGCATGCCGAGGACATGGACCGGGCCTATTATGTCTTCAACGAGCGCCGTGTCGGCGAGCGGGCCAGCCGCAATATCGAATTGAGGCTCAAGTCCGCCGGTGGCCGCGACAAGGGGCCGGCATTTGAAACGACGCTGCTCACGCTTTCATTCAATTCCATGGGCATGTACGGCAGTGCCCCGGACAAGCACGGCGCCGAATTCTATGGCACCTATGGCGTGGCGCGCGACATCACCGAGCGCAAGCGGGCGGAGGCCATGATCTCCTACCATGCGTATCACGACATCCTGACCGACCTGCCGAACCGGATGCTGTTCAAGGACCGGCTGGGGCTGGCGATCACGCAGGCCAAGCGCAAGGATGCAGAGCTGGCGGTGATGTTCATCGATCTCGACCGTTTCAAGCTGGTCAACGATACGCTGGGCCATATCCATGGCGATGAATTGCTGCAGCAGGTGGCGGCACGGCTGAAGGCGGCGCTGCGTCAGGGCGATACGCTGGCCAGGCTGGGCGGCGATGAATTCACCATCGTCCTGCCGGAATTGCAAAGCCGTGGCGACGCCGACGTGGTGGCGCAGAAGGCGCTTGAATGCCTGCAGCTGCCCTTTGAGCTGGCCGGCAGCGACAACCATATATCCGCCAGCATCGGCATCGCTGTCTATCCGCATGACGGCACGACCATCGATGAACTGCTGTGCCATGCGGACATGGCGATGTACCAGGTCAAGGCGCGCGGCAAGAACAGCTACAGCTTCTACGAGCCATCGATGCATGAGGCGTCCTACCAGAAGATCACGCTGGAGAAAAGCCTGCGGCGTGCGCTGGAGCGCAATGAATTCGAGATGTACTACCAGCCGCAGGTGGATGCCGCCACGGGCCGGATCGTGGGCGTGGAAGGGCTGATGCGCTGGCATCATCCCGAGCGCGGCCTGCTGTCGGCCGGCGAGTTTCTGCCCTTCGCCGAAGAGAACGGCCTGATGATGCCCATCAGCGACTGGATGCTGGATGCCGTCTGCCGGGATCTCGCCTGGTGGAACAGCCAGTCGCCATCCCGCATCCGGCTGTCGCTGAATGTCTCGCCGCAGTATCTTGACAGCGGCGACTTCGTCGAAAAGATGAAGACCATGCTGGCACGGCACAGGCTGTCGGCATCGCAGATCGAGGTGGAGATCACCGAGAACATCTGTATCCGCAATCCGCAGTATGCGATCGAGCAGCTCAACAAGCTCGAGGCGATTGGCGTGAGCGTCGCCATTGATGACTTCGGCACCGGTTATTCCTCGCTCGCCTACCTGCATCGCTTTCCGGTACATACCATCAAGATCGATCAATCCTTCGTCAGGGAGATCCACCGGATCGACGGCCATTACCCCGTGGTGCTGGCGATCATGTCGATTGCCAGCGGGCTGTCGCTGAACGTGGTCGCCGAGGGCGTGGAAAGCGGCGTCCAGGCCGCTTATCTGCAACGCATCGGCTGCTCGGTGATGCAGGGCTACCTGTACCACCGGCCGGTGTCAGCGGCCCACTTTCTGCAACTGCTGCCACGCCATGTCGCCCGTATTGCCTGA
- a CDS encoding HDOD domain-containing protein — translation MMQRSEIDIRKRLEQAHLPTMPQILLKLIEQCQDEEAGMSELAALISQDPGMASSILAVANSPAYHRSGGRKANLDQALMAIGTDMIKTLVISESVLQMFNDFSKPGTIDLRGFWKHSLTAAVMARDIAIKMKHPHIEEAYLAGLLHDVGRLGLLSVAPQEYAVNFHARDDAKLCWVEQRTMQITHAEAGAAIIERWQLDSFLCDSIQYHHEPAARVANAHPLIRIVMLAHLLASHDTDEAALDEVAALCGLDADAIQEIRGKAEAQVVRAASALGIDLAGADDIVAQAAYVPPQPAAARNPTQEKMDEEMRNMVLASQASRFFSRQTDMAGLMETVSGSARILFSFGEVFLLLTDKAGQALAGKPGKGQVERLAEFSLPLTAGGVIAEAALMRRIAFVRRGRELLSLAEEQLLSLMRADCLLCLPMTVTGRCIGMLVGSIGEHQVDDLQRRERFLLAYASQAANALHAAISSQAELDQRIASVADQYQAATRRVAHEVNNPLSIIKNYLGILDSRLRKQDIVVGEVAILNEEIDRVGQIVHGLAELEPESASAQAEVGRVVRDVVRLFQDTEYMPASISLRADVQDDESVLEASADLLKQVLVNLLKNAMEAMPNGGEIQIVDNGHVNRDGRLYAELSVRDNGGGIPAEVMAKLFSPVQSTKAGVGRGLGLSIVHGLVQKMGGTISCRSSRRGTTFDVQLPLHVQPSAAYAGQSKQSGQYPS, via the coding sequence ATGATGCAGCGATCCGAAATAGACATACGAAAGCGACTGGAGCAAGCGCATCTTCCAACGATGCCGCAAATTCTCCTGAAGCTCATCGAACAATGCCAGGACGAAGAAGCTGGCATGTCGGAACTCGCCGCTCTGATATCGCAGGATCCCGGGATGGCAAGCAGCATTCTTGCCGTTGCCAATAGCCCGGCCTACCACCGTAGCGGAGGCCGCAAGGCCAATCTGGACCAGGCGCTGATGGCAATCGGCACCGACATGATCAAAACACTGGTGATCAGTGAGTCGGTGCTGCAAATGTTCAACGACTTTTCCAAGCCTGGCACGATTGACCTGCGAGGCTTTTGGAAGCATTCATTGACTGCAGCCGTGATGGCGCGCGACATCGCGATCAAGATGAAGCACCCGCATATCGAAGAGGCTTATCTTGCCGGCCTGCTGCATGATGTCGGGCGGCTAGGCCTGCTGTCCGTAGCGCCCCAGGAATATGCGGTGAACTTCCATGCAAGGGACGATGCCAAGCTGTGCTGGGTGGAGCAGCGGACCATGCAGATCACGCACGCCGAAGCAGGCGCAGCCATCATCGAGCGCTGGCAGTTGGACTCATTCCTGTGCGACAGCATCCAGTACCACCATGAACCGGCAGCCCGCGTGGCCAATGCCCACCCATTGATCCGTATTGTGATGCTGGCGCATCTACTGGCCAGCCACGATACCGACGAGGCGGCACTGGACGAAGTCGCGGCGCTTTGCGGCCTCGATGCCGACGCCATCCAGGAAATCCGCGGCAAGGCCGAGGCGCAAGTCGTGCGTGCCGCAAGCGCACTGGGTATAGACCTGGCGGGCGCAGACGACATCGTCGCCCAGGCCGCCTACGTGCCGCCCCAGCCAGCCGCAGCGCGCAATCCCACCCAGGAAAAGATGGATGAGGAAATGCGCAACATGGTGCTGGCGTCCCAGGCCAGCCGCTTTTTCTCGCGCCAGACCGACATGGCGGGCCTGATGGAAACCGTGTCCGGATCGGCCCGAATCCTGTTCAGTTTTGGCGAGGTGTTCCTGCTGCTGACTGACAAGGCCGGCCAGGCCCTGGCAGGCAAGCCGGGCAAGGGCCAGGTCGAAAGACTGGCCGAATTTTCATTGCCCCTGACAGCAGGCGGCGTGATTGCCGAGGCCGCCCTGATGCGGCGCATTGCATTTGTGCGGCGCGGCAGGGAGCTGCTGAGCCTGGCCGAGGAGCAGCTGCTGAGCCTGATGCGTGCCGACTGCCTGCTGTGCCTGCCGATGACAGTGACCGGCCGCTGCATCGGCATGCTGGTGGGCAGCATCGGCGAGCACCAGGTCGATGACCTGCAGCGACGTGAACGATTCCTGCTCGCCTACGCCTCCCAGGCGGCCAACGCGCTCCATGCCGCAATCAGCAGCCAGGCCGAACTCGACCAGCGCATCGCCAGCGTCGCAGACCAATACCAGGCAGCCACGCGCCGCGTCGCGCATGAAGTCAATAATCCGCTGTCCATCATCAAGAACTATCTCGGCATACTGGATAGCCGCCTGCGCAAGCAGGACATCGTGGTGGGCGAGGTCGCCATCCTCAATGAGGAAATCGACCGGGTAGGGCAGATCGTGCATGGCCTGGCCGAGTTGGAGCCCGAGTCTGCCAGCGCGCAGGCCGAAGTCGGGCGGGTGGTAAGGGATGTGGTGCGCCTGTTCCAGGACACTGAGTACATGCCGGCGTCGATTTCCCTGCGTGCCGACGTGCAGGACGATGAAAGCGTGCTGGAAGCCAGCGCCGATCTGCTCAAGCAGGTACTGGTCAATCTGCTGAAGAACGCCATGGAGGCGATGCCGAATGGCGGTGAAATCCAGATCGTCGACAATGGCCACGTCAACCGCGACGGCCGGCTGTATGCGGAGCTGAGCGTGCGCGACAACGGCGGCGGCATTCCGGCCGAAGTCATGGCCAAGCTTTTCTCTCCCGTGCAAAGCACCAAGGCCGGCGTGGGGCGCGGACTTGGCTTGAGCATCGTCCATGGCCTCGTGCAGAAGATGGGCGGCACGATCAGTTGCCGCAGCAGCCGCCGTGGCACGACCTTTGATGTGCAGCTGCCGTTGCATGTGCAACCCTCAGCGGCCTACGCTGGCCAGTCCAAACAGTCGGGACAGTATCCATCATGA